In Janthinobacterium rivuli, a single genomic region encodes these proteins:
- a CDS encoding aspartate/glutamate racemase family protein, protein MKPLRICIVAPVATAAYNQRLLAAIEPVMPPDVEVSVRNISSGHDCIEYRVDWLQNGYPVVQLAREIEGEGYDGIWLSDFDMCGVEAAREVIDIPILGGFPPAAFTALALSQRLSIMTILPSTLAMQRGHMQAYGLQDSFASIRSIDCPVADLGKLDTVVEKTFKAAMLAIQDDGAQSILLGCTGFVGVAARVSALLEDALHTYVPVIDPNQAGFSFLVSLVRMRLRPSRACYSKDS, encoded by the coding sequence ATGAAGCCGCTGCGCATCTGTATCGTGGCGCCGGTGGCCACGGCCGCCTACAACCAGCGCCTGCTCGCCGCCATCGAACCCGTGATGCCGCCCGATGTCGAAGTGTCCGTGCGCAATATTTCGAGCGGGCACGACTGCATCGAATACCGGGTCGACTGGCTGCAAAACGGTTATCCGGTGGTGCAACTGGCCAGGGAAATCGAAGGCGAAGGCTATGACGGCATCTGGCTCAGCGACTTCGACATGTGCGGCGTGGAGGCCGCGCGCGAAGTGATCGACATCCCCATCCTCGGCGGCTTCCCGCCCGCCGCCTTTACGGCGCTGGCCCTGAGCCAGCGCCTGTCGATCATGACGATACTGCCCAGCACGCTCGCCATGCAGCGGGGCCACATGCAGGCTTACGGCTTGCAGGACAGCTTCGCCTCGATCCGTTCCATCGACTGTCCCGTCGCCGACCTCGGCAAGCTGGACACGGTGGTCGAAAAAACTTTCAAGGCCGCCATGCTGGCGATACAGGACGACGGCGCCCAGTCCATCCTGCTCGGCTGCACAGGATTTGTCGGCGTCGCCGCGCGCGTCAGCGCGCTGCTGGAGGACGCGCTGCACACCTACGTGCCGGTGATCGATCCGAACCAGGCAGGCTTCAGCTTCCTGGTGTCCCTCGTGCGCATGCGCCTGCGTCCCAGCCGCGCCTGCTACAGCAAGGATAGCTGA